The Quercus lobata isolate SW786 chromosome 4, ValleyOak3.0 Primary Assembly, whole genome shotgun sequence genome segment GCCCTAAATTCTAGTGTCATCATTCTGCCATTCTGGGACTGCTAGAAGTAGTCTTCTAAGTTGTTCCAAAAATCATGCGGAGCCTTTTTATTTACACCAATcacatattcatttttttttttagtggtatgattttcaataaaatgtaaGTTTCACAGTTTtcatgaaaatttctttttcatgaaaatttctTGAGAAAATGGATTTAGAAATAATCTAGACTCATGATACCTTATGACAATGATAGAATTACCTGCATTTATGTCGGGATGGATGACCCACTTTGAACTCATTTAGTCCACACACacgcgtgtgtgtgtgtatatatatatatattcaaattttaaatataaagttgagtaataaaaaaaaagttaatgttatgttggtaaatttttttatgaaacctTAAAGTGTCTAACCCTTTcacccaaacaaagaaaaatataacaCAATTGAATTCAATCATATCTCTTCCTATTGAATGCAATACACCTAGATAGGAAATTGTagctaaaattttccaattgaacccttacgattttttgtaagggaaaaaaaaatgaactccTTCTAGCCATCAGTGATGACGTTTTCGAGTTTTGTTTCAAGACATCTATCCAGATACTTTTATTTGCCTATTGGTCTCACCGACACTGGAAAGTAAAAATGAACTGCTAGTCTTAGGTAGTAGTAGGTACTTATCCGTGCCTGTCGTTAGAATTCTTTGAACTTGCCATCAGTGATTACGTTTTCAGCTTTGTTCAAAACATCCAGTAGTCTCTAGCTCTTTACCTctctactagtactactatatatatatttgagatttAATGATAATTGAACAGGGAAATTATCCTAGAAAGAAACAGATTTAAGACATTGAAAATaatcttcaaaagaaaaacacacagTTTGAATGATGGCAGTATGGAACGAACTCCAAATTCCATTGGTGAAACTGGGCAATCAAGGCCTTGAGGTAAAGACCAAAGGCATTCCTTGAATACGTAcccatttcaattttttttttttttttttcaagaaacttCCCCATTTTATATATGATCAACTCACATTTCTTTGAAAACCCATATGCGTACGCTTAATCTATTTGAGTTTTTAAAGTCACAAGAATCCATCTACTGTAACTCTCAGTATCATTAActactgggttttttttttaaaaaagtgaatTGACTATTAGTTTCAGTCTTAAATCATGCATATATTTTTGCGTCggaaaatcaataaatcatGCATATCCATTAtctatttaatattattttattgttattatatatatattaaagcaaaagatcttctcaaaaaaataaaatatatattaaaccgTTCTGTCCGATGACAAGTAACTTTTACCAAAAGTTACAAGTTGCAAGTTTAGCTGCCCATCATAATCTTTTCAACAAAGTAAATTTAATTCTACTTTAATTACCTTTAATTCTGTAATGTACTTTTAGTCTAATCTATCAATAGTACCTAGccataattgaataaaataaagtattttaCTTATGttgattatgatttatgaaacaaaaaatgtaaatatcaTATGAACTGCATGGCTAAAATCCTACATCAAATAGCATATTTTTTGCCTTTATGATTCATTTCAGCAGCAACATATTCGTACAGATTCAAGAGCTACTTCTCTTAATACATAATATAAATGAGATAACTTTTAGTAAAGAAACaaacaagaaaggaaaataatataGATCAAATGTCCCAGCTGTTATAGTATTATTCTACCATTTCATACAGTGTTCTACTTTAATGGGGACCTTTTAATCTCAACCTAATCTTAATTatgtcaaataaataaaatgagattGAAGATGAGATAATTCCACTTTGCAGGTTTGTTCAGTTCAAAGATGAtgtttttctataaattttggtGTCTTGAATGCTTCCGTGTATCCTaaatctctctcccttttttttcccccttataTTCATTCTTGCGTTTGCAACACTACTGTTCTTTTGAAGGACTgctgcaacaaaaaaaaaaaaaaatatcatccattttgtgtagatttgatttcaatataatttaattatcttatccAGAAGCATGAGTATGCTCTCTcgaattttaatgtttttgtacATGTAGGGAGCTTGGCATTGGAATAGTTCCATACAGTCCTCTTGGTCGTGGTTTTTTAGTTGGCAAAGGAGCTGTGGAAAATTTGGCTGCAAATAGCATATTGGTACATATTTCACCAGTATTTTGTGTTATTCATTTGTAAGATACAAAGATTTTTCAGGAaacaatgatatttttctttgagcAACGATTCATCAAGTTCATTGAATAAAACAGTACCTATTTTAGTCCTTGCAGTTTACAAGAAGTTCCAATTTCATCTATAACATTTGAAAAATTGCAACCAagtcaaattttgaaaatttagctaTCAAGCTTTTCAATTTGTCACATTATATTGATTGACACAATTGATGGATTAActtctcacttattttttaaacatctaaatttgcaaacataaaaaataatgactaaaaattttagatttggtGTTATTGTATTAAAGTGTTACAATATATACAAAACATACAACAATGTCAtctgaaaacaacaaaatcctatagCAATAACAATGTTGAcccccctaaaataaaatccaagagTCGCCATTGaatgtaatataattgaatgacacgcaaaaaggccaaaatccaaacaaagttggagaaaaaaatacagcatcacattcattttaaaatacatatgaaagttcatcatagtaattaaaaattttccaagagTGAAACTCTAAACATCACAAAAGTACCCAATCAATAAAGTTGCAAACTGGGATGAACAAAATAGGGATGAACAGTAAAGTTGCAAAGTAAACACACTCTAAACATCACATAATATTATCATCACTTTGCATCCACCCTAACCACTTAGTCTTGGCATTTGAAAATGTGGACGTTTAACACAACAACGTCCCTCATAATCAGCTCAAATACGCAAACATCTCCTACTCGCAAACTATTTTCCCTCACAAATGCAGACCAACCAACTGATACGACACATGATGAACCCCCACTTCGTTCATAAATGTATAGCTTCACAGGCCATAATCGGTCCACAATCTGGAGCTTGACAGGGAGTATACTTGCTTTGGTGTAGTCCTTGGTAAACCCTTCTCTTAGTAAGCAGTTGATAATGTCTTGGGGTAAACTCTGTACAAGGAACAATAACAGatatttaacaaatttattCCAGCAACAAGTATCTAATTGATCTACATCTTTTCACCTAAAAATACAAATAAGCAAAAATCATTACCAACAAAATGTCCAGCAACAAGTATCTAGTGTGACAATCTTTCTAATTGATCTATGAAAAATGATAGTTAATGGGAGTTGCAtttctaaattacaaaaatattccattttagtGAAGCTAAAAGCTTACCGCACGATCCTTGCCATTAACGTAGGATGGACGAATGATAACAGTGAAAAGGGGATTTTCTGATTTAAAAGCATTGGCTATAGCAAGATTTTCAGCTACACCACCGTCTTTCTTAGGATGGGCTAATCCTGAAACGAGTTGAAAATATGAAGTCATGCACATAAAATTAATAGTAAACATGCTAAACAAATCAACCAATTGCTTACAAAAGTGTAACATTCAAACCTGAACCCTCTCCCCTATAAAAGTGTTTGATGATTTCAACAGAGCTGTCATCACTCTCATCATCTTTGATCCTATGAACTTGGAGTTCGTCGTCTAAAGTATAGTCTATTTCTGTTGCAGTGGCATCAAATATGAGTACATCAAAGTgtgaatttccttcatatttgaAAACCAGCAAGTGCCCCACAGCTACACCATGAGAGCTTGCAAATTCGGACCAACCATTTTGAAACCAAACCCCCCCAGCATGTTGTGTCAACTTGACTTTCCATTTTCTACCATTTGGAATAGTGAGAAAGGCCATATCTAACAGATCCACTCCAATTTTCTGCACGAACTTATCTGGAATCCGCTGTAAAAAGAATCTCCATAACATAAATGCAGGCTAGGGAAATAAACACATGCAATCAATCAAGCTCTATGGAGTTGTGCAGCTACCATTGCAGGAAAAATGGATTTAGTGATTGTTAGGTCATATTACTTTCATAAGTGTTCAATGGTATTACTATTTGTTGGATGACCAAAAGCTCAAAAAAGCAGACAAAATCCTTATACACAAAATCCTTATACACACAGCTTTCAACATCCAACATTTCTCTGTTGTTGTTGAAATGTAAAAATTTTTGGGGAAATGTTGTATTTTGAGTGCTTCTGTAATGTGTctgtgatttggttttggggtgTTGGGGAAACATTGAAGATGACCCACTTTTGTTTATGGGCAGGATTTCGATTTACACGTACAAATTTTTGCCACTTAGCCACTTCATAAGTTTGTGAACtctaaaaaacaaatgataaaaagagTGAATGATTTCTGTATCCTACTTTGATCCCAGGACACAGTTTCACAGTTTAAATTGAGTTATACATCTGTGGTGACCCTATAAGCCTTTCCTCAATCTCTACCATGCGCTTATccttgtttcattttttgttcatataaaaGTGTTCGATGCAAAAGTACTCTGTTATGTGACTGTGTTCTTCTTAAAATGTAACCTACGTATTGTAAAATGACAGTTTTTCTGACTAAATGTAACAAATGTacattttttcaacaatcacaaataaagaagatgaagtgGACAACGTGTATTAGCATATGATTTTCAGAGGAATCTAGTTTATAAATTTAAGCATACTTACAAGCTTTCCTTCCTGAACAGCATTCGGCAGAATAATCTTGAAAAAGTGTGGGGACTGATCAGCAGGACCATCGTCGTTGTCTCTCTGCCATTGAGAAGCCATTGTGAATGGTTCTCCAAACACCAAGTCTTTTCGCTGAGAAGTTGAACAGTTACTGCTTCGTACGTTTGAGAACTAAATAGTGGCCAGAACGGTGTGTGGTCATACACATAACCCGATTATTACGAAATCGAGTTCTGTGTACTGCAATTAAAAGGAGTCCATGCTGTGCGCAGTATCTCAGAGGAATCCATGTTGTGTGCTGGTTTGGACGTAACTCGATATCCCTAACCTTGGGTTACAGTAGACTTACTCGATACTAGGATAATCGAGTTACCTACCAGCAACTCGCTTGTAGAGAAATCGAGTTAAGATATTTGGACTGGTCCGGacgcagtccaagaggaatctaagtgtCGATTGGGTCTTCAACGTATCTCGAAGCTAGAGAAATCAAGTTCCTTTGAACGTAACTCGGTAATACGTAAATCGAGTTACGTTGACTAGGCTTCCCAACCCAGCCCAgatatttggactggtccagaggcagtccaagaggaatctaagtgtGGACAATGGCCTTCAACGTATCTCGAAGCTAGAGAAATCGAGTTCTTCTCAAAGTAACTCGGTAATACGTAAATCGAGTTACGTTGACTGGGCTTCCCAACCCAGCCCAgatatttggactggtccagaggcagtccaagaggaatctaagtgtGCACAATGGCCTTCAACGTATCTCGAAGTTGTAGAAATCTAGTTATCTAACTCGGTACTATAGAAATCGAGTTATGTTGTCTGGGCTCAAACACCCAGCCCAgatatttggactggtccagatacagtccaagaggaatctaaaTGTAAAGAGTGCTCTCCAACTTAACTCGGTACTCTAGAAATCGAGTTATTTTCAATGTAACTCGGATCTACAGAAATCGAGTTACCCAGCTACTTGGACTGCATGCAGTCGATGAGGATTGAAAAATGACTGCAACGTAACTCGTTACCTGAAAAATCGAGTTTTATTTAGTATAACCTCAACAGCTGAAATTTTGCTTGCGACTTGCACTGTTCACACCCATTCAATATTGGCGTGCTTATTCATAGTAAAAGTGGACCTGCTGACAACCATACTGTGAACAACAAGTCATCCATCTACTTCCAACCACATCCATCAGTAACATTCCCCCATTTCCATTACGCgaataaaaatatcatccatATATACAAGCTTATTTCTAAGTAAAGAGCCTCTA includes the following:
- the LOC115984485 gene encoding B3 domain-containing protein At4g01580-like, which gives rise to MASQWQRDNDDGPADQSPHFFKIILPNAVQEGKLRIPDKFVQKIGVDLLDMAFLTIPNGRKWKVKLTQHAGGVWFQNGWSEFASSHGVAVGHLLVFKYEGNSHFDVLIFDATATEIDYTLDDELQVHRIKDDESDDSSVEIIKHFYRGEGSGLAHPKKDGGVAENLAIANAFKSENPLFTVIIRPSYVNGKDRASLPQDIINCLLREGFTKDYTKASILPVKLQIVDRLWPVKLYIYERSGGSSCVVSVGWSAFVRENSLRVGDVCVFELIMRDVVVLNVHIFKCQD